GGTCTCGGAGGTCTTTATCTGTTTCAAATAGACCACGAGCGACTGTTGTCAAAGTCGCAGTACCTGGTTTTCTGACACCACGCATGCTCATACACATATGCTCGGCCTCAATGACAACAAAGGCTCCCTTAGCCCCCAGATAGTCCATCAAGGCATCGGCCACTTCGATATTCAGCCGTTCTTGAATCTGTGGTTTTTTAGAATAAACTTCAACCGTACGGGCTAGCTTAGACAGGCCTGCCACCCGACCATCTGGAATATAGGCAATGTGCGCCCTCCCATAAAAGGGCAAAAAGTGGTGCTCACACATAGTGTGGAAAAAGATATCCTTCTCCACTACCATATTATCATCAATAATCTCAAAGGATTTTGACAGGTGTTCCTCAGCAGTTTGGCCAAGACCTGAAAAAATCTCTTGGTACATACGGGCTACACGAGCAGGTGTTTCCTGCAAGCCCTCGCGGTTAGCGTCCTCACCAACAGCCTCAATAATCATTTTTACAGCCGTTTCAATCTTTTGTGTATCCATTCTCGTTCTTCCTCTCCATCAGATAGGCTCTCACTTGGCTCAAGAAATACAAGGAACCTGTGACAATCCTAACTGTTTGTTTCTCTTCATTTTTATCTGTCAATTTCTGCTCTAGAAAATCCTGCCAACTTTGGTAATTGAGATTTCTAGACTTGGCTGTCTCTTTCAGCACACTTTCATCCGTCGCCCGACTATCATCAAAATGTGTCAGGGTAAGCTCGGTATCTGGCATTTCCCCTAGCAAGTCCAGCATATCATCCAAGGCCTTGGTTTTGATGCAGGTAAAGAGGATTTCCTTATGATAATCCGCAAAGCGTTCTTGTAAGGTTGCTAGTAAAGCCTTGATAGCATGGGGATTATGGGCCCCATCCAAAAGCAGCAAGGGGTCGCTAGACACGACCTCCAAACGCCCTGGCCATCTGGTCTCTTTCAAAGCTTGAGCAACCAAGTCATTACTTGCTAATTCTCGCCCAGTCTCCTGACAATAAGTGTCTAAGAGAGCAAGCGCCATCCCCGCATTCTCTATCTGGTGTAAACCAAGCAGACCTGTTTGAAAGCGACCTTGTCTGACAGAACTGGTATAATCAAAGATTTCGCCTGTCACCACGCTTTCTTGATGACGAACCTGATAATCTTTTCCATAGGCAAGTCTAGGCGCATTTTTAGCTTCTGCAATAGAGTCTATCACAGTCAAGGCTTCAGGAACAATATGACCTGTCACCAAGGGAATACCTTGTTTGATAATACCAGCCTTCTGCTCTGCTATAGCTTCCAAGGTGTCACCAAGTAGGGCTACATGATCCAGTCCAATGGTCGTAATTCCTGTTAAAATCGGCTGGCAGACATTGGTACTATCCAAAAGACCACCCATGCCCACTTCCATGATGGCCACATCTACTTGCTCTGAGGCAAAGTAATCATAAGCTAGAGCTGTGATAATCTCAAACTCGGTTGTTCCCTGCAAATTGTCAGCAGATTCCCCTTCAAGCAAAGACTGATAGTCTGCCATGAGGGCTTCTAGCCTAGCCTCGGGAATAGATTCCCCATTGATGCTAATCTGATCCGTATAATGAATGAGATAGGGCGAGCTGAACACACCAACTCTTAGACCTAGCTTTTCCAGCATCTTTTTCAAAAAAGCAATGGTAGACCCCTTACCATTGGTCCCGCCGATATGGATGACCTTAAGTTTGAGATGGGGATTGCCTCGCAGAGCTAGGAGTTCCACCATTCGTTCCAAACCAAAATGCGGTTGGTCCGTCCGGTAGTGGGCAATCCACTGATTGTTTTGAATTTCGTTCATCTTATTTATATTGTTTTAAATCTAGATTTTCTGCATCATCTGCCAAACGAATGGCTGACGCAATTTCAACCGCCATCCTGTGACTGGCTACATCGTGCACGCGCACCACTTCCACACCCTGTCTCGCAGCGATACTGGTTACATGAGCCGAAGCTGTGTCCCGATTGCGGAAACCAAGTTCGGTCTCAGGATTAACTTCAAAGCCATTTTCTTCTAGGATATTAATGACAAACCGCTTGCGCGAAACTCCAAGAAAGATCGGATAGCCTTTCTGATGGAGTTTATCCAGATCCCGTAGAAGAAGCAGATTTTCTTTCTTAGTCAGACCAAAGCCAATTCCTGGATCCAGCAAAATGTTTTCTCTTGCTATCCCAGCTTGGTTCGCTCTCGCTAGAGCACGTTCAAAGAAAGCCTCCATCAAGTCTTCGATTGGCATTTTTTCAAAGTCAGCTAACTCTTCCTCTGTAAAAGCTTGCCCAAAACCAAAATGAGGAAATATGAGCGAACTAGGGTGCTGAGGTCGAGCCATGACTGGATTAAACATGATAACCACTTTCGCTCCAGCCTTAGCAACCACATCCGCCATTTTCTCATCTCCCATGAGACCAGTGATATCATTGACCAGATTGGCACCAGCAGCCAAAGCAGTCTCTGCCACCTGACTTTTCCAAGTATCGATGGAAATGAGAACATCACTTTCCTCACGGATAGCTTTAATCACTGGAACAACACGCTGGATTTCCTCTTCTATCCCAACATAGCTACTGCCCGGCCGAGTTGCCGGCCGAGTTGATTCTCCACCGATATCTAGCATGCTCGCTCCTTCTGCTATCAATTTACGAGCCTGCTGGAGTGCCTGCTCAAGAGCAAAAAACTGACCACCATCTGAAAAGGAATCTGGCGTCACATTGATAATTCCACAAATAGCTGTTTTTGCATGATTAGCTTTACTTGACATATCGGTCACTCCCTCAAGGTTTTTCACCATATTATCTTTCTATTTTACCATAAAAAGAAAAAGATGAACACGCTAGTATTCATCTTTTCCAAGCGGCTAATGGTTTAGAATGATAGACCTAGATTTCTACTAATCAATACCAATAAGGCCAACAAACAAAATGCAATACCATTGAGAATCATATGAAGCAAAATGGACATCTCCAAACGCTCAGTCTTATAGGCTGTCCAAGTCAAAACCGTTGACATTCCTCCATAAATAATCACAGAAGGTAGATTGGTTGGCATATGAAGCAAGGCAAAGACGATTGCACCAACAATAAAACCTAGTTTTTCTTTTCCGCGGAAGATCTTTTTTGGAATAATCCCACGACACAAAATTTCTTCACAAATCGGCGCAATCAAGACTAGTAGGAAGAAAGTTGAAATCAAGGAACTATTCTGAACCAAACCATTCAGTATTGATTGGTTACTGGTTGTTGCCTCATTTGTTAGTCGAAGCAGTAGTGAACCCAAGAGATTTGTCGCAAAAATCACCAGATAACTCAGTACCAAGCGAGCCAAGTCTTTTGCCTTAAAAAAGGATAGATTAAAAGTAGCAAGTTGTGTTTTTCGTGCACCAATAATGAATACAATCAAAACGACTATGGATAGAGCACCTACTAAGAGCCCTGACTGTAAAATCGGAAACTGTTTGTTTGCTAAAAACAAAGCAAGTCCTATGGGAAATTGAGATAGAACAAAAGCTACCAAAAGGATGATCACCCATTTCCCTCTGTTTAAAACCTCTTGCCAAATCGTCTTATCTTTCATGATGTACCTCCTTATAAGAAAAAGGGGAGACTCCCCTTTTTCTATTATACCATTTATAGCGCCATACTGATATAGTTAAGGATAAACAAGGCATCCAAAATCCAAATCATCACGTGCACATCCTTGGCTTGACCTTTGACAACTTTTGTCAAGGTATATGTCAAGAAACCAACAGCAATCCCTTGTGTGATAGAGTAGCTGAATCCCATAAAGATAGATGTGAAGAAGGCAGGAACCGCTTCAGCCATATCATCCCAAGGGATATTTTTCAAGTTAGAAAGCATCATGATTCCGACGATGATCAAAATTGGTGCTGTTGCAGCTGTCGGAACAATCGCTAGAAGTGGGCTAAAGAAGCTAGATAGAGCAAAACAGATCGCAACCACTAGGGCTGTCAAACCAGTACGTCCACCAGCACCGATACCCGCCGCAGACTCAACATAGGTCGTAACGTTTGAAGTACCTGCAATGGCACCTACCGAAGTTGCCACCAAGTCAGAGTATAGAGCCTTGTCCAATTTAGCGGACTCATGGTTTTCCCCACTTGTCGCAACAATACCAACTTTTTCACCAGTACCGATAAGAGTACCGATTGTATCAAAAATATCCGTTAGTGAGAAGGCAAGAATAGCCATCAAGGTTTCTGGTAAACGCGAAGTGTTTGAAATCAAAGATCCTAAACCTTCTGAACCAAGAGCAGCACCAAACAAAGTTCCTAAATCATTAACCGCTGCTGAAAGATTGTTGCTAGCAAAGTCAATCCCTGATAATTTGACAACACCAACAGCAATGGCAAGCACAGTCGTTGTTAAAATAGAAAGAATAATTCCACCTTTGATGCCTTTAACAACAAAGAAGATGGTAATAGCCAAACCAGCAAGAGCCACCAATACTGCTGGAGTATTGAAGTCTACCAATCCTGGAACAGCTGCTGAGTTTGCAGTAAGTGCAGCTTGAGCCTTGTCCGCTCCTTCACCTGCTACCGTATAAGTACCTGGATCGATTGAGAATTTCAAGAGACCAGCATTCTTAATTCCAACATAGGCAAGGAAAACACCAATACCAGCCGAAATAGCTGAACGAAGTGTTGTTGGAATAGATTCGATGATCATTTTACGAACATTTGTCAGGGTAATAATCAGTGAAATAATTCCACAAATGAAGACCATACCAAGAGCTTCTTTCCAAGTATAGCCCATCCCAAATACAACTGTAAATGTGAAGAAGGCATTTAGTCCCATACCTGGTGCTTGTGCGTAGGGCAAATTAGCATAGAAAGCCATCATCAAGGTACCGACTACAGAACCGATAATCGTTGCCAAGAACACACCTTGAACAGGCATACCCGTTTGGGAAAGCATTTGAGGGTTTACAAAGAGAATATAACTCATTGCAAAGAATGTTGTTAAACCAGCAAGCACCTCTGTACGGACATCTGTCCCGTGCTCTTTTAGTTTAAATAGTTTGTCCATCTTTAATCTCCTTTTGTTTTTTACGAACAATATCAGTATTATATCATTTATCATTCACCTTTTCAATATGTTTGTTTGATTTATTTAATAAATCAAAGCAACTGTAGTTTTTGTTCTTGTCTGCTTTTCTTCCTTCTTTTTGATATAATAGAAGACATCTTATCTGGAAACGACTAGGAAGGTTTATATGACTAAAAAAATTATCGCAGTCGATTTGGACGGAACCCTGCTGAATAGTGAAAGCAAGCTCTCCGATTTCACCAAAGAGACAATCAAAAAAATTTCAGAAAAAGGACACCATGTCATCATCACGACAGGTCGTCCGTATCGTATGGCAAAAGACTTCTACCGTGAGCTAGAATTGCATACTCCCATGATTAACTTTAACGGCTCCCTTACCCATCTACCAGGACAGGCTTGGGCGCATGAAAAGTGCTTGACCTTGGACAAAAAATACCTCCTAGACATGGTCAAGCGCACGGAGGACATCCAGGCTGATTTTATTGCAGGAGAATATCGAAAAAAATTCTATATCACGACTCCGAATGAAGAGATTGCGGATCCTAAACTATTTGGCGTAGAGAACTTCCGGCCGGAAAATCAATTCAAACCCGAACGAGTAACCAAAGATCCCAACTGCATTCTCTTGCAAACAAGGGCTGAAGACAAATACGCTTTAGCGAATGAAATGAATCGTTTTTATCAGCACCAACTAGCTATCAATACATGGGGCGGTCCCCTCAACATCCTCGAGTGTACTCCCAAGGGTGTAAACAAGGCCTTTGCTCTAGAGTACTTGCTCAATGTGATGAATCGTGATAAAAAAGACTTAATCGCCTTTGGTGATGAGCATAATGACACTGAAATGTTGGCATTTGCAGGCAAGGGATATGCTATGAAAAACGCCAATCCTGCTCTTCTTCCATATGCAGACGAACAACTTCCTCTGTCCAACGAAGAAGACGGAGTGGCCCACGCTTTACAAAATTTATTCTTATAAAAGGAAAGATTGCGACCCTGCAATCTTTCCTTTTTGTTTTCATTCCGTTTTCACAAAAACACCTCGTTTTCTGTATTTTTATATTAAATTTTCTATTACCATTTTCATTTATCTCTCAAAATTATTGATATATTAATATTTTTAAAAAGTCATTCTATGAAAACTTTTACATCTTTTTAGAAAAAGTAGTTGATTTTTATATGAAAACGGTTTATACTTAAAGTTAGGCTTAAAGTTTTCTTAAACATACAGTCAAACATTTTATAAGGAGGAATGACAATAATGAGTATCGGAATCATTATTGCGAGCCACGGCGAATTTGCTGCGGGTATTCATCAGTCAGGATCTATGATCTTTGGTGAACAAGAAAAGGTTCAAGTTGTAACCTTTATGCCAAATGAAGGTCCAGATGACCTTTACGCTAAATTCAACAACGCTGTGGCTGCATTTGACGCAGAAGATGAGGTTCTAGTATTGGCTGACCTTTGGAGTGGATCTCCATTCAACCAAGCTAGCCGCGTAATGGGAGAAAATCCAGAACGTAAGTTTGCCATCATCACAGGACTGAACTTGCCGATGTTGATCCAAGCCTACACAGAGCGCCTTATGGACGCGAATGCAGGTGTGGATAAAGTCGCTGCGAATATCATTAAAGAAGCCAAAGATGGCATCAAGGCTCTTCCAGAAGAGCTTAACCCAGTTGAGGAAGTTGCAACTGCTGCAGCTGCTCCAGTTTCACAAGCTGCTATTCCAGAAGGAACAGTTATCGGTGACGGTAAACTGAAAATCAACCTTGCTCGTCTAGACACTCGTCTCCTTCACGGTCAGGTTGCCACTGCTTGGACTCCAGATTCAAAAGCAGATCGTATCATCGTTGCTTCAGACAACGTTGCAAACGACGAGTTGCGTAAAGAATTGATCAAACAAGCAGCTCCTAATGGAGTAAAAGCCAACGTTGTCCCAATCCAGAAATTGATCGACGTTGCAAAAGACCCACGTTTCGGAGAAACTCATGCCCTTATCTTGTTTGAAACTCCACAAGATGCACTTCGTGCTATCGAAGGTGGCGTGCCAATCAAGACCCTTAACGTTGGTTCTATGGCTCACTCAACAGGTAAAACAATGATTAACAACGTTTTGTCTATGGACAAAGAAGACGTTGTAACCTTTGAAAAATTGCGTGACCTCGGTGTTGAATTTGACGTACGTAAAGTACCAAACGACACGAAAAAAGATTTGTTTGACTTGATTAAGAAAGCAAATGTTCAATAATGTTAATCTGTTTCTATCATTTTTGAAAACAGGATTAAATACTTTATTAAAACTAAATAGAAAAGGAATAAAACCATGTCAGATATTTCAATCATTTCTGCTATCTTGGTTGTAGTTGTTGCCTTCCTTGCAGGTCTTGAAGGTATCCTCGACCAATTCCAATTCCATCAACCAATCGTCGCATGTACCCTTATCGGACTTGCAACTGGTAACCTCGAAGCAGGTGTTATGCTTGGTGGATCTCTTCAAATGATCGCCCTTGGTTGGGCAAACATCGGAGCTGCCGTAGCTCCTGACGCTGCTCTTGCATCTGTTGCTGCAGCAATCATCTTGATCAAAGGTGGTAACTTTACTACTGAAGGTATCGCCGTTGCAACAGCAACAGCTATTCCTCTTGCCGTAGCTGGACTTTTCTTGACTATGATTGTTCGTACAATCTCAGTTGCCTTGGTTCACACTGCTGACGCTGCTGCTAAAGAAGGAAATATTGCGGCTGTTGAACGTGCTCACTTTGTTGCACTTCTTCTTCAAGGTCTTCGTATTGCAATCCCTGCTGCCTTCCTTATCGCTATCCCTGCTTCTGCCGTTCAAGATGCTCTTGGTTTGATGCCAGACTGGTTGAACGGTGGTATGGCTGTCGGTGGTGCTATGGTCGTTGCCGTTGGTTACGCTATGGTTATCAACATGATGGCAACTCGTGAAGTATGGCCATTCTTCGCTATCGGTTTTGCTCTTGCAGCAATTTCTCAATTGACTTTGATTGCCCTTGGTGTCATCGGTGTTGCGCTTGCCTTCATCTACCTCAACCTTTCTAAACAAGGTGGAAACGGTGGCGGAGGAGCTGCAACTTCTAACGATCCAATCGGTGATATCCTAGAAGACTACTAGAAAGGGGAACAATCATGGCTGAAAAAATTCAATTATCAAAATCAGATCGCCAAAAAGTTTGGTGGCGTTCACAATTCCTTCAAGGTTCATGGAACTACGAACGTATGCAAAACTTGGGTTGGGCTTACTCTTTGATCCCAGCTATCAAGAAACTTTACACTAAAAAAGAAGACCAAGCAGCTGCTCTTGAGCGTCACCTTGAATTCTTCAACACTCACCCATACGTAGCTGCTCCAATCATGGGGGTTACTCTTGCACTTGAAGAAGAACGCGCTAACGGTACTGAAATCGATGACGCTGCTATCCAAGGTGTTAAGATTGGTATGATGGGACCTCTTGCTGGTATCGGTGACCCAGTCTTCTGGTTTACAGTTCGTCCTATCCTTGGTGCTCTTGGTGCTTCACTTGCTGCAACTGGTAATATCGTTGGACCACTTCTCTTCTTCTTTGGATGGAATGCAATCCGTATGTCTTTCCTTTGGTACACACAAGAGTTTGGTTACAAGGCTGGATCTGAAATCACTAAAGACATGTCAGGTGGTATCTTGAAAGACATCACTAAAGGAGCTTCAATCCTTGGTATGTTCATCCTTGCCGTTCTTGTACAACGTTGGGTATCCATCAACTTCACTATCAACCTTCCAGGTAAACAACTGTCAGAAGGTGCCTACATCAACTTCCCAGAAGGTGC
This window of the Streptococcus sp. D7B5 genome carries:
- a CDS encoding NCS2 family permease; this translates as MDKLFKLKEHGTDVRTEVLAGLTTFFAMSYILFVNPQMLSQTGMPVQGVFLATIIGSVVGTLMMAFYANLPYAQAPGMGLNAFFTFTVVFGMGYTWKEALGMVFICGIISLIITLTNVRKMIIESIPTTLRSAISAGIGVFLAYVGIKNAGLLKFSIDPGTYTVAGEGADKAQAALTANSAAVPGLVDFNTPAVLVALAGLAITIFFVVKGIKGGIILSILTTTVLAIAVGVVKLSGIDFASNNLSAAVNDLGTLFGAALGSEGLGSLISNTSRLPETLMAILAFSLTDIFDTIGTLIGTGEKVGIVATSGENHESAKLDKALYSDLVATSVGAIAGTSNVTTYVESAAGIGAGGRTGLTALVVAICFALSSFFSPLLAIVPTAATAPILIIVGIMMLSNLKNIPWDDMAEAVPAFFTSIFMGFSYSITQGIAVGFLTYTLTKVVKGQAKDVHVMIWILDALFILNYISMAL
- a CDS encoding PTS system mannose/fructose/sorbose family transporter subunit IID, which codes for MAEKIQLSKSDRQKVWWRSQFLQGSWNYERMQNLGWAYSLIPAIKKLYTKKEDQAAALERHLEFFNTHPYVAAPIMGVTLALEEERANGTEIDDAAIQGVKIGMMGPLAGIGDPVFWFTVRPILGALGASLAATGNIVGPLLFFFGWNAIRMSFLWYTQEFGYKAGSEITKDMSGGILKDITKGASILGMFILAVLVQRWVSINFTINLPGKQLSEGAYINFPEGAVTGGELKGILGQALSGMSLDSVQPQTLQGQLDSLIPGLMGLLLTFLCMWLLKKKVSPIAIILALFAVGIAARFFGIM
- the folE gene encoding GTP cyclohydrolase I FolE; protein product: MDTQKIETAVKMIIEAVGEDANREGLQETPARVARMYQEIFSGLGQTAEEHLSKSFEIIDDNMVVEKDIFFHTMCEHHFLPFYGRAHIAYIPDGRVAGLSKLARTVEVYSKKPQIQERLNIEVADALMDYLGAKGAFVVIEAEHMCMSMRGVRKPGTATLTTVARGLFETDKDLRDQAYRLMGL
- a CDS encoding type II CAAX endopeptidase family protein gives rise to the protein MKDKTIWQEVLNRGKWVIILLVAFVLSQFPIGLALFLANKQFPILQSGLLVGALSIVVLIVFIIGARKTQLATFNLSFFKAKDLARLVLSYLVIFATNLLGSLLLRLTNEATTSNQSILNGLVQNSSLISTFFLLVLIAPICEEILCRGIIPKKIFRGKEKLGFIVGAIVFALLHMPTNLPSVIIYGGMSTVLTWTAYKTERLEMSILLHMILNGIAFCLLALLVLISRNLGLSF
- a CDS encoding PTS mannose/fructose/sorbose transporter subunit IIC; this encodes MSDISIISAILVVVVAFLAGLEGILDQFQFHQPIVACTLIGLATGNLEAGVMLGGSLQMIALGWANIGAAVAPDAALASVAAAIILIKGGNFTTEGIAVATATAIPLAVAGLFLTMIVRTISVALVHTADAAAKEGNIAAVERAHFVALLLQGLRIAIPAAFLIAIPASAVQDALGLMPDWLNGGMAVGGAMVVAVGYAMVINMMATREVWPFFAIGFALAAISQLTLIALGVIGVALAFIYLNLSKQGGNGGGGAATSNDPIGDILEDY
- the folP gene encoding dihydropteroate synthase, with amino-acid sequence MVKNLEGVTDMSSKANHAKTAICGIINVTPDSFSDGGQFFALEQALQQARKLIAEGASMLDIGGESTRPATRPGSSYVGIEEEIQRVVPVIKAIREESDVLISIDTWKSQVAETALAAGANLVNDITGLMGDEKMADVVAKAGAKVVIMFNPVMARPQHPSSLIFPHFGFGQAFTEEELADFEKMPIEDLMEAFFERALARANQAGIARENILLDPGIGFGLTKKENLLLLRDLDKLHQKGYPIFLGVSRKRFVINILEENGFEVNPETELGFRNRDTASAHVTSIAARQGVEVVRVHDVASHRMAVEIASAIRLADDAENLDLKQYK
- a CDS encoding folylpolyglutamate synthase/dihydrofolate synthase family protein; its protein translation is MNEIQNNQWIAHYRTDQPHFGLERMVELLALRGNPHLKLKVIHIGGTNGKGSTIAFLKKMLEKLGLRVGVFSSPYLIHYTDQISINGESIPEARLEALMADYQSLLEGESADNLQGTTEFEIITALAYDYFASEQVDVAIMEVGMGGLLDSTNVCQPILTGITTIGLDHVALLGDTLEAIAEQKAGIIKQGIPLVTGHIVPEALTVIDSIAEAKNAPRLAYGKDYQVRHQESVVTGEIFDYTSSVRQGRFQTGLLGLHQIENAGMALALLDTYCQETGRELASNDLVAQALKETRWPGRLEVVSSDPLLLLDGAHNPHAIKALLATLQERFADYHKEILFTCIKTKALDDMLDLLGEMPDTELTLTHFDDSRATDESVLKETAKSRNLNYQSWQDFLEQKLTDKNEEKQTVRIVTGSLYFLSQVRAYLMERKNENGYTKD
- a CDS encoding Cof-type HAD-IIB family hydrolase, encoding MTKKIIAVDLDGTLLNSESKLSDFTKETIKKISEKGHHVIITTGRPYRMAKDFYRELELHTPMINFNGSLTHLPGQAWAHEKCLTLDKKYLLDMVKRTEDIQADFIAGEYRKKFYITTPNEEIADPKLFGVENFRPENQFKPERVTKDPNCILLQTRAEDKYALANEMNRFYQHQLAINTWGGPLNILECTPKGVNKAFALEYLLNVMNRDKKDLIAFGDEHNDTEMLAFAGKGYAMKNANPALLPYADEQLPLSNEEDGVAHALQNLFL
- a CDS encoding PTS sugar transporter subunit IIB, which produces MSIGIIIASHGEFAAGIHQSGSMIFGEQEKVQVVTFMPNEGPDDLYAKFNNAVAAFDAEDEVLVLADLWSGSPFNQASRVMGENPERKFAIITGLNLPMLIQAYTERLMDANAGVDKVAANIIKEAKDGIKALPEELNPVEEVATAAAAPVSQAAIPEGTVIGDGKLKINLARLDTRLLHGQVATAWTPDSKADRIIVASDNVANDELRKELIKQAAPNGVKANVVPIQKLIDVAKDPRFGETHALILFETPQDALRAIEGGVPIKTLNVGSMAHSTGKTMINNVLSMDKEDVVTFEKLRDLGVEFDVRKVPNDTKKDLFDLIKKANVQ